The Actinomadura sp. WMMB 499 genome includes a window with the following:
- a CDS encoding glyoxalase has translation MTSFESLTLEVADTAAAETFYAAFGLAAHVNVRASGEPTTGFRGFALSLVAAQPGDVDALIGAALDAGATSLKPAAKSFWGYGGVIQAPDGTICKVASSKKKDTGPAVRGFDRIALLLGVADVKASKRFYVGRGLTVGKSFGGKYAEFDAPSSAVTLALYPRRALAKDTGVGQEGTGSHRLVLAGGGESFTDPDGFAWEAAPARSLA, from the coding sequence CGGCGTTCGGCCTCGCCGCCCACGTGAACGTCCGCGCCTCCGGCGAGCCGACGACCGGCTTCCGCGGGTTCGCGCTGTCGCTCGTCGCGGCCCAGCCCGGCGACGTCGACGCCCTCATCGGCGCGGCCCTCGACGCCGGCGCGACGTCCCTCAAGCCCGCCGCGAAGTCGTTCTGGGGCTACGGCGGCGTGATCCAGGCCCCGGACGGGACGATCTGCAAGGTCGCGTCGTCGAAGAAGAAGGACACCGGGCCCGCGGTCCGCGGGTTCGACCGGATCGCGCTGCTGCTGGGCGTCGCGGACGTCAAGGCGAGCAAGCGGTTCTACGTCGGGCGCGGGCTGACCGTCGGCAAGAGCTTCGGCGGCAAGTACGCCGAGTTCGACGCCCCGTCGTCGGCCGTGACGCTCGCCCTCTACCCGCGCCGCGCCCTCGCCAAGGACACCGGCGTCGGCCAGGAGGGCACCGGCTCGCACCGGCTGGTGCTGGCCGGCGGCGGCGAGTCCTTCACCGACCCGGACGGCTTCGCGTGGGAGGCCGCACCGGCCCGGAGCCTCGCCTAG